In Nematostella vectensis chromosome 11, jaNemVect1.1, whole genome shotgun sequence, a genomic segment contains:
- the LOC5502711 gene encoding killer cell lectin-like receptor subfamily B member 1 → METSKMRICLEKLVILTCIGMLYTPKVNCSCSIDWSEKSGSCFFVSPTSTKWEKAKIRCASEGAHLVYLGNGRPVNFLNDLSSIFDEAKEYFVGAKKEGSVWKWGDGRDVVLPISAPNNNDIYALRKFDDLLVATGENHESYYICEKADYAFSSEESTSVAFSSTSSSASQSSSSTSLSSLSSTSVAFSSTSSSASQ, encoded by the exons ATG GAAACTAGCAAGATGCGAATCTGCTTGGAAAAACTAGTTATCTTGACATGTATTGGGATGTTATACACCCCAAAAG tgAATTGTTCATGTTCTATTGATTGGAGTGAAAAATCCGGAAGCTGTTTCTTCGTTTCGCCAACAAGCACGAAATGGGAAAAAGCAAAGATAAGATGTGCCAGTGAGGGTGCCCACCTCGTATACCTCGGGAACGGAAGACCTGTGAATTTCCTCAACGACCTGTCCTCTATTTTTGACGAGGCAAAGGAATATTTTGTTGGTGCGAAAAAAGAAGGTTCTGTGTGGAAATGGGGAGACGGTAGAGATGTGGTTCTCCCCATTAGCGCTCCAAATAATAACGATATCTACGCCCTTCGTAAATTCGATGATTTATTGGTCGCCACAGGGGAGAATCATGAGTCATACTACATCTGCGAAAAAGCAG ATTATGCTTTTTCATCTGAAGAATCAACATCAGTGGCCTTTTCATCGACATCCTCATCagcatcacaatcatcatcatcaacatcattatcttctttatcatcaacatcagtGGCCTTTTCATCGACATCCTCATCagcatcacaa